Proteins encoded together in one Microbacterium sp. zg-Y625 window:
- a CDS encoding TadA family conjugal transfer-associated ATPase, which yields MTSAFVVVPRRAGGAPDLPRVVAGETPRRALPLSVPPVVVPMVAVPGVAVADQSPGAPPVARWSAGRVPVARQVNAESGAPVRPPAPAAGASAPPSLATPLRRPAAPRAVPADAALAPLAGLLAEPDVTDLFVNGAGGLFVDRGRGAERVSGWLMPEEEVRALAVDLIALGGRHLDDATPCVDVRLDGGFRVHAVLPPVSRSGTIISVRAPAPIVPDLDALEDLGMFGPRTRELLDAVVDERVNVLVTGATGSGKTTLLAALLDRVPHSQRVVTIEDVAELRLRHPHHVRLEARQPNLEGAGAVSLARLVREALRMRPDRLVVGECRGEEVRELLTALNTGHHGGAGTLHAGGMGDVPARLEALGALAGMDERAVARQVVSAIGCIVHVARGSGGTRKVAGMARPVLSGGALSLEAVPR from the coding sequence ATGACCAGCGCCTTCGTCGTCGTGCCCCGCCGTGCCGGTGGGGCTCCCGACCTGCCGCGCGTCGTGGCCGGCGAGACGCCGCGGCGCGCCTTGCCGCTGTCGGTGCCGCCGGTGGTGGTGCCGATGGTTGCGGTGCCGGGGGTTGCGGTGGCGGATCAATCGCCGGGGGCGCCGCCGGTGGCGCGGTGGTCGGCGGGAAGGGTCCCGGTGGCGAGGCAGGTGAACGCGGAGTCCGGGGCGCCGGTTCGGCCACCGGCGCCGGCGGCAGGCGCGTCGGCGCCCCCGAGCTTGGCGACGCCCTTGCGGCGCCCTGCGGCACCCCGCGCGGTGCCGGCCGATGCCGCGCTGGCGCCGCTCGCGGGGCTGCTCGCGGAACCCGACGTCACGGATCTCTTCGTCAACGGAGCGGGCGGACTCTTCGTCGACCGCGGCCGCGGCGCGGAGCGCGTGAGCGGCTGGCTGATGCCCGAAGAAGAGGTGCGCGCCCTGGCCGTCGACCTGATCGCGCTCGGCGGGCGGCACCTCGATGACGCCACCCCCTGCGTGGACGTGCGCCTCGACGGCGGATTCCGCGTGCACGCGGTGCTGCCGCCGGTGTCGCGCAGCGGCACCATCATCTCGGTGCGTGCGCCGGCGCCCATCGTGCCCGACCTCGACGCGCTTGAGGACCTCGGCATGTTCGGCCCGCGCACACGCGAGCTTCTCGATGCTGTGGTCGACGAGCGCGTGAACGTGCTGGTCACCGGCGCCACCGGGTCGGGAAAGACGACGCTCCTGGCGGCGCTGCTCGACCGGGTGCCGCACTCGCAGCGGGTGGTGACGATCGAAGACGTCGCCGAACTGCGGCTGCGGCATCCGCATCATGTGCGTCTCGAGGCGCGTCAGCCGAACCTCGAGGGCGCCGGCGCGGTGTCGCTGGCCCGGCTTGTGCGAGAGGCGCTGCGCATGCGGCCGGATCGGCTGGTGGTGGGGGAGTGCCGCGGGGAAGAGGTGCGCGAGTTGCTCACGGCCCTGAACACCGGGCATCACGGCGGCGCGGGCACACTGCACGCCGGCGGCATGGGCGACGTGCCGGCACGGCTGGAGGCCCTCGGTGCGCTGGCCGGTATGGATGAGCGCGCCGTCGCGCGCCAGGTGGTCAGCGCGATCGGCTGCATCGTGCACGTGGCGCGCGGGTCGGGCGGTACGCGCAAGGTCGCGGGCATGGCGCGGCCGGTGCTGTCCGGCGGGGCGCTGTCGCTCGAGGCGGTGCCGCGGTGA
- the acs gene encoding acetate--CoA ligase, whose amino-acid sequence MSSQIDHLLNETRRFPPSADFAAAAVATGELYERAAADREGFWAEQARELLHWHTPFTQVLDWSNPPFATWFADGELNVAYNCLDRHVEAGNGDRVALLWEGEPGDERRVTYAELTDEVKRLANVLGDLGIVAGDRVAIYMPMIPEAIAAMLAVARVGAVHSVVFGGFSADSLRARIDDAGAKLVITADGGYRKGKVSPLKPAVDMALADRNGSGRQETVEHVLVVRRGGNDVEWTEGRDLWWHDVVADASAEHEAQPFPAENPLFILYTSGTTGKPKGILHTSGGYLTQTTFTNRVVHDIHPETDVFWCTADIGWVTGHSYVTYGPLSNGATQVLYEGTPDTPHPGRWWELVEKYKVTTLYTAPTAIRSFMKIGREVPQRFDLSSLRLLGSVGEPINPEAWMWYRKIIGGKTAPIVDTWWQTETGAIMISALPGVTETKPGSAQVALPGISIDVVDEDGSHVGNGNGGLLVVTEPWPSMLRGIWGDPDRFVETYWDKFKKQGYYFAGDGARLDDDGDVWLMGRVDDVMNVSGHRLSTTEIESALVANEAVAESAVVGASDETTGQAVVAFVIIKQSYLSAHAPEGLADSLRAWVGEQIGPIARPRDVYIVGELPKTRSGKIMRRLLRDVAEGREVGDTTTLADTMVMSVISAQVK is encoded by the coding sequence ATGAGCAGCCAGATCGACCACCTGCTGAACGAGACCCGCCGGTTCCCGCCGAGCGCCGATTTCGCGGCCGCCGCCGTGGCCACCGGCGAGCTGTACGAACGCGCCGCCGCCGACCGCGAGGGCTTCTGGGCCGAACAGGCCCGAGAGCTGCTGCACTGGCACACGCCCTTCACCCAGGTGCTGGACTGGTCCAACCCCCCGTTCGCCACCTGGTTCGCCGACGGCGAGTTGAACGTCGCATACAACTGCCTCGACCGTCACGTCGAGGCGGGCAACGGTGACCGCGTCGCGCTGCTGTGGGAGGGCGAGCCCGGCGACGAGCGCCGCGTCACCTACGCCGAGCTGACCGACGAGGTCAAGCGGCTCGCGAACGTGCTGGGCGACCTCGGCATCGTCGCCGGCGACCGGGTCGCGATCTACATGCCGATGATCCCCGAGGCGATCGCCGCCATGCTGGCCGTCGCCCGCGTCGGCGCGGTGCACTCGGTCGTCTTCGGCGGCTTCTCGGCCGACAGCCTGCGCGCGCGCATCGACGATGCCGGCGCGAAGCTCGTGATCACGGCCGACGGCGGCTACCGCAAGGGAAAGGTCTCTCCCCTCAAGCCCGCCGTCGACATGGCGCTGGCCGACCGCAACGGCTCGGGACGGCAGGAGACGGTGGAGCACGTGCTGGTCGTGCGCCGCGGCGGCAACGACGTGGAGTGGACCGAGGGCCGCGACCTGTGGTGGCACGACGTGGTGGCAGACGCCTCCGCCGAGCACGAGGCGCAGCCGTTTCCCGCAGAGAACCCGCTGTTCATCCTCTACACCTCCGGCACCACCGGAAAGCCCAAGGGCATTCTGCACACGTCCGGCGGGTATCTGACCCAGACGACCTTCACCAACCGGGTCGTGCACGACATCCACCCCGAGACCGACGTCTTCTGGTGCACCGCCGACATCGGCTGGGTCACCGGCCACAGCTACGTCACCTACGGTCCGCTCTCCAACGGCGCCACCCAGGTGCTCTACGAGGGAACGCCCGACACCCCGCACCCCGGCCGCTGGTGGGAACTCGTGGAGAAGTACAAGGTGACGACCCTCTACACCGCGCCCACGGCGATCCGCTCGTTCATGAAGATCGGCCGCGAAGTGCCGCAGCGCTTCGACCTGTCGTCGCTGCGGCTGCTGGGATCGGTGGGCGAACCCATCAACCCCGAGGCATGGATGTGGTACCGCAAGATCATCGGCGGCAAGACCGCTCCGATCGTCGACACCTGGTGGCAGACCGAGACCGGCGCGATCATGATCTCCGCCCTCCCCGGCGTGACCGAGACCAAGCCCGGCTCGGCGCAGGTGGCGCTCCCCGGCATCTCGATCGACGTCGTCGACGAGGACGGCAGCCACGTCGGCAACGGCAACGGCGGCCTGCTCGTGGTGACCGAGCCCTGGCCGAGCATGCTGCGCGGCATCTGGGGCGACCCCGACCGCTTCGTGGAGACCTACTGGGACAAGTTCAAGAAACAGGGCTACTACTTCGCCGGCGACGGGGCGCGACTGGACGACGACGGCGACGTGTGGCTCATGGGACGCGTCGACGACGTCATGAACGTCTCGGGCCACCGCCTGTCGACGACCGAGATCGAGTCGGCGCTGGTGGCCAACGAAGCGGTGGCCGAGTCGGCGGTCGTGGGGGCATCCGACGAGACGACCGGCCAGGCGGTGGTGGCCTTCGTCATCATCAAGCAGAGCTACCTGTCGGCCCACGCCCCCGAGGGACTCGCCGACAGCCTGCGAGCCTGGGTCGGCGAGCAGATCGGCCCCATCGCCCGCCCTCGCGACGTCTACATCGTGGGCGAGCTGCCGAAGACCCGCTCGGGCAAGATCATGCGTCGCCTGCTGCGTGACGTCGCCGAAGGGCGCGAGGTCGGCGACACCACGACCCTTGCCGACACCATGGTCATGAGCGTCATCTCCGCCCAGGTGAAGTGA
- a CDS encoding RidA family protein: MTVSDRLTELGIDLPAVVPPVAAYIPAKVHGDLVYTSGQLPMVAGSLPATGKVGDGHGLVPAADAASYARQCALNALAAAAAAAGGVDRIAGVLKVTGFVASVPEFTGQPGVINGASEVLGEIFGEAGRHARSAVGVPVLPLDSPVEVEVVFTLA; encoded by the coding sequence ATGACCGTCTCCGACCGCCTGACCGAGCTGGGAATCGACCTTCCCGCCGTCGTCCCCCCTGTCGCCGCGTACATCCCGGCGAAGGTGCACGGCGATCTCGTCTACACCTCCGGGCAGCTGCCGATGGTCGCCGGCTCCCTGCCCGCCACCGGCAAGGTCGGTGACGGACACGGGCTGGTCCCCGCCGCCGACGCCGCCTCGTACGCACGGCAGTGCGCGCTCAACGCCCTCGCCGCCGCGGCTGCGGCCGCGGGCGGCGTCGACCGCATCGCCGGAGTGCTCAAGGTCACCGGCTTCGTGGCATCCGTCCCGGAGTTCACGGGACAGCCCGGCGTCATCAACGGCGCCAGCGAGGTGCTCGGCGAGATCTTCGGTGAGGCCGGGCGTCACGCCCGCTCGGCCGTCGGCGTGCCGGTGCTGCCGCTGGACAGCCCCGTCGAGGTCGAGGTCGTCTTCACCCTGGCCTGA
- a CDS encoding DUF4177 domain-containing protein, whose translation MTTWEYLTTPLLIHNTAAILNNWGKQGWELVQVVTGPEGGLVAYFKRPSGGGSDNAGLGAAAQAARQFEQE comes from the coding sequence ATGACCACGTGGGAATACCTCACCACCCCCTTGCTGATCCACAACACCGCGGCCATCCTCAACAACTGGGGCAAGCAGGGGTGGGAGCTGGTGCAGGTGGTGACCGGCCCCGAAGGCGGTCTCGTCGCGTACTTCAAGCGGCCGTCCGGCGGTGGATCCGACAACGCAGGACTGGGTGCCGCCGCGCAGGCCGCCCGGCAGTTCGAACAGGAGTGA
- a CDS encoding transglycosylase domain-containing protein has translation MPHKKRTTSGVLGGLLGLVGLSTVAGILVTATVTPAIAVSGYAASNAISMFDNMPSYLEIDDLMESTEIYARTSDGTPQLLARFYDQNRVPLEFDQISPLVYDAVLSSEDKNFYKHGGVDLAGTMSAVLANVRGTSSRGGSSISQQYVKNILVQRCEEDATTEEEKQACYWEATNSDISEGGLQRKLQEMRFAIQLEKTYTKDEILLGYLNIVNFGGQNYGIGAAAKYYFGVDAANLSLSQAATLAGMVQEPNGYRIDRPDSESNGAANGYAATRDRRDYVLTRMKADGKITEAEFEAAKAEPITPQITPTDQGCQMAGGAAYFCDYVRTIVENDPIFGESDDERKAALRRGGYRIYTTLDLDLQYSAEQALSIVPAHMEGIELGSTAVQIQVGTGRVLSMAQNTRYSQSAAELESDPSFSSINFNTRRDNGGSNGFNVGSTYKVFTLLDWLEKGHSINEVLNGTERTFKIDRGCEGGVKTFSGSEIGNFEGSRGYTSTPYQFTADSLNTGFFAMAEKLNVCDVNKVADRLGVTLADGHSTYEPDAAYPYLNEPYSILGSMNIAPIDMANVYATIASGGTYCEPRAIDEITDSAGNQLPLPETTCTRVLDESVANTAAHVLQNVLASGSATPSRTFDGVPLIGKTGIHQQYQTWMIGSSTKVASATWVGNVIGESELNRLWANGYPLWRMRHAIWPDLQRGANAKYGGDQFPGPDSNLTRRVYANLPNVVGMTVEQATAAIEDAGFAVRVNDPVDAAEAAGTIVSQDPGAGRVPAGTTVALTPSNGEGVKVPTVTGMTVDKARDALRSAGFTEITLCPAGEDDEDDPPTVTGTDPAAGTVAGRSTPITLSCG, from the coding sequence ATGCCCCACAAGAAACGGACGACCAGTGGCGTGCTCGGAGGACTCCTGGGCCTGGTCGGGCTCAGCACCGTCGCCGGCATCCTCGTCACTGCGACGGTCACTCCCGCGATCGCCGTTTCGGGATATGCCGCGAGCAACGCGATCTCGATGTTCGACAACATGCCGAGCTACCTCGAGATCGACGACCTCATGGAGTCCACCGAGATCTACGCCAGGACGAGCGACGGCACGCCTCAGCTTCTCGCCCGGTTCTACGACCAGAACCGTGTGCCGCTGGAGTTCGACCAGATCAGCCCGCTCGTCTACGACGCCGTGCTCTCCAGCGAGGACAAGAACTTCTACAAGCACGGCGGCGTCGACCTCGCCGGCACGATGAGCGCCGTGCTGGCGAACGTGCGCGGCACCTCCAGCCGCGGCGGTTCCTCGATCAGCCAGCAGTACGTCAAGAACATCCTCGTGCAGCGCTGCGAAGAGGATGCCACGACCGAAGAAGAGAAGCAGGCCTGCTACTGGGAGGCCACCAACTCCGACATCAGCGAGGGCGGCCTGCAGCGCAAGCTGCAGGAGATGCGCTTCGCGATTCAGCTCGAGAAGACGTACACGAAGGACGAGATCCTTCTCGGCTACCTCAACATCGTCAACTTCGGCGGTCAGAATTACGGCATCGGGGCCGCTGCGAAGTACTACTTCGGGGTGGATGCCGCGAACCTCTCGCTGAGCCAGGCCGCGACCCTCGCCGGCATGGTGCAGGAGCCCAACGGCTACCGCATCGACCGCCCCGACAGCGAGTCCAACGGCGCCGCCAACGGCTACGCCGCGACCCGCGATCGCCGGGACTACGTGCTCACGCGCATGAAGGCCGACGGCAAGATCACCGAGGCGGAGTTCGAAGCCGCCAAGGCCGAGCCGATCACCCCGCAGATCACCCCGACCGACCAGGGCTGCCAGATGGCCGGCGGCGCGGCGTACTTCTGCGACTACGTGCGCACGATCGTCGAGAACGACCCGATCTTCGGCGAGAGCGACGACGAGCGCAAGGCGGCCCTGCGCCGCGGCGGGTACCGCATCTACACGACGCTGGACCTCGACCTGCAGTACTCCGCGGAGCAGGCGCTGTCGATCGTCCCCGCACACATGGAAGGCATCGAGCTCGGCTCGACCGCCGTGCAGATCCAGGTCGGCACCGGCCGCGTGCTCTCGATGGCGCAGAACACCCGGTACTCGCAGTCCGCCGCGGAACTCGAATCGGACCCCTCGTTCTCGTCGATCAACTTCAACACCCGCAGGGACAACGGCGGGTCGAACGGCTTCAACGTCGGGTCTACGTACAAGGTGTTCACGCTCCTCGACTGGCTCGAGAAGGGCCACTCGATCAACGAGGTGCTCAACGGCACGGAGCGCACCTTCAAGATCGACCGCGGCTGCGAGGGGGGCGTGAAGACGTTCTCCGGATCTGAGATCGGCAACTTCGAGGGCTCCCGGGGCTACACCAGCACGCCCTACCAGTTCACCGCGGACTCCCTGAACACCGGGTTCTTCGCCATGGCCGAGAAGCTCAACGTGTGCGACGTCAACAAGGTCGCGGACCGCCTCGGCGTGACCCTCGCCGACGGGCACTCGACGTACGAGCCGGATGCCGCGTATCCGTACCTCAACGAGCCGTACTCCATCCTCGGCTCGATGAACATCGCCCCGATCGACATGGCGAACGTCTACGCCACGATCGCCTCGGGCGGCACCTACTGCGAGCCGCGGGCCATCGACGAGATCACCGATTCGGCCGGAAACCAGCTGCCCCTGCCCGAGACCACCTGCACGCGCGTGCTCGACGAATCGGTGGCGAACACCGCCGCCCACGTCCTGCAGAACGTGCTGGCGTCGGGCTCCGCGACGCCGTCGCGCACCTTCGACGGCGTGCCGCTCATCGGCAAGACCGGCATCCACCAGCAGTACCAGACGTGGATGATCGGCAGCTCGACCAAGGTCGCCAGCGCCACCTGGGTGGGCAACGTCATCGGCGAGTCGGAGCTGAACCGGCTCTGGGCCAACGGCTACCCGCTCTGGCGCATGCGACACGCGATCTGGCCTGACCTGCAGCGCGGCGCCAACGCCAAGTACGGTGGCGACCAGTTCCCCGGCCCCGACTCGAACCTCACCCGTCGCGTGTACGCCAACCTCCCCAACGTGGTCGGCATGACGGTCGAGCAGGCCACGGCTGCGATCGAGGACGCCGGCTTCGCCGTGCGTGTCAACGACCCCGTGGACGCCGCCGAAGCCGCCGGCACGATCGTCAGTCAGGACCCGGGCGCCGGCCGCGTTCCGGCCGGGACCACCGTGGCCCTGACGCCGAGCAACGGCGAGGGCGTGAAGGTGCCCACCGTCACCGGCATGACCGTGGACAAGGCCCGAGACGCGCTGCGCAGCGCCGGATTCACCGAGATCACCCTGTGTCCGGCCGGTGAAGACGACGAGGACGACCCGCCCACGGTGACGGGCACCGATCCCGCCGCAGGCACCGTCGCCGGGCGCAGCACGCCGATCACGCTCAGCTGTGGCTGA
- a CDS encoding metallophosphoesterase, with the protein MADRHRSPRPALTALAAVGALGAASAIWGVGIERHLYTVRRHDVAVLPPGARPIRVLHISDAHMAPWQRRKQRWIGSLAALEPDLVVNTGDNLGHAEGLRGIREALAPFAGVPGVFVHGSNDRFEPSPRNPVRYFSGPSARKPKATRLDTDALDRFLGEELGWADLNNAAAELQVGALRVRAYGVSDAHRDWDDLDAVDAALVGMPRADLDLGVTHAPYRRILDDFAARGADLLLAGHTHGGQVRIPGSRAALVANCDIPLSQARGLSSWTSGARRVPLNVSAGIGHSIYAPVRFGCRPEATLLTLVPRE; encoded by the coding sequence GTGGCTGACCGGCACCGATCGCCCCGCCCCGCCCTCACCGCCCTCGCGGCGGTGGGGGCGCTGGGTGCGGCCTCGGCCATCTGGGGAGTCGGCATCGAGCGGCACCTCTACACCGTCCGCCGTCACGATGTGGCAGTGCTGCCCCCCGGGGCGCGGCCGATTCGGGTCCTGCACATCTCCGACGCGCACATGGCCCCGTGGCAGCGTCGCAAGCAGCGCTGGATCGGGTCGCTCGCGGCCCTCGAGCCCGACCTCGTCGTCAACACCGGCGACAACCTCGGGCACGCCGAGGGGCTGCGCGGCATCCGCGAAGCCCTCGCGCCTTTCGCGGGCGTCCCTGGCGTCTTCGTGCACGGTTCCAACGACCGCTTCGAGCCCTCCCCCCGCAACCCGGTGCGTTACTTCAGTGGGCCATCCGCGCGAAAGCCGAAGGCGACGCGCCTGGACACCGACGCTCTGGACCGCTTCCTCGGCGAGGAGCTCGGCTGGGCCGACCTGAACAACGCCGCCGCTGAGCTGCAGGTCGGCGCGCTGCGCGTTCGGGCCTACGGCGTGAGCGACGCGCATCGCGACTGGGACGACCTCGACGCGGTGGATGCCGCGCTCGTCGGCATGCCCAGGGCCGACCTCGACCTCGGCGTCACCCACGCGCCGTATCGCCGCATCCTCGACGACTTCGCCGCCCGCGGAGCCGACCTGCTGCTGGCCGGCCACACGCACGGCGGTCAGGTGCGCATCCCGGGATCGCGGGCGGCCCTCGTGGCCAACTGCGACATCCCCCTCTCCCAGGCGCGGGGCCTGAGCTCCTGGACCAGCGGCGCGCGGCGCGTGCCGCTGAACGTGAGCGCCGGCATCGGCCACTCCATCTACGCTCCGGTGCGTTTCGGATGCCGTCCGGAAGCGACGCTCCTGACTCTGGTGCCGCGCGAGTGA
- a CDS encoding HAD-IIB family hydrolase: MPIPRLIAFDLDDTLAPSKSAIAPRMGELLVTLAERVEVAIISGGQLQQFQVQVVQNLPAASPAVLAALHLMPTCGTQYYRLSDAGIETVYAHRLTDDEKARALAAVEEEARRLGLWESETWGDILEDRGSQITFSALGQTAPLHAKVAWDPTGAKKNALREAVAARIPDLEVRSGGSTSVDITHRGIDKAYGMRQLSDQTGIALDDMLFVGDRLDPDGNDYPVLAMGVTCHAVEGWEDTATFLESLIPTLPVRV, from the coding sequence ATGCCCATCCCCCGCCTGATCGCCTTCGACCTCGACGACACCCTGGCGCCTTCGAAGAGCGCGATCGCGCCGCGCATGGGCGAGCTGCTGGTCACCCTGGCCGAGCGGGTCGAGGTGGCGATCATCTCCGGCGGGCAGCTGCAGCAGTTCCAGGTGCAGGTCGTGCAGAACCTTCCCGCGGCATCCCCCGCGGTCCTCGCGGCCCTGCACCTCATGCCGACCTGCGGCACCCAGTACTACCGCCTGTCGGACGCCGGGATCGAGACCGTCTACGCCCACCGGCTCACCGACGACGAGAAGGCCCGCGCGCTGGCCGCCGTCGAGGAAGAGGCCCGCCGCCTCGGACTGTGGGAGAGCGAGACCTGGGGCGACATCCTCGAGGACCGCGGCTCGCAGATCACCTTCTCGGCGCTCGGACAGACCGCTCCCCTGCACGCCAAGGTCGCGTGGGACCCCACCGGTGCGAAGAAGAACGCCCTGCGTGAGGCGGTCGCTGCGCGCATCCCCGACCTCGAGGTGCGCTCGGGCGGATCGACCTCGGTCGACATCACCCACCGCGGGATCGACAAGGCGTACGGCATGCGTCAGCTGTCGGACCAGACCGGCATCGCCCTGGACGACATGCTCTTCGTGGGCGACCGCCTCGACCCCGACGGCAACGACTACCCCGTGCTCGCGATGGGCGTCACCTGCCACGCCGTCGAGGGCTGGGAGGACACCGCGACGTTCCTGGAGTCCCTCATCCCGACGCTCCCCGTCCGGGTGTAG
- a CDS encoding alpha-hydroxy acid oxidase: MVKRQLPKPAELLELMQFKKPELNGTKRRLDGALTIGDLQKIAKRRTPKAAFDYTDGAAEGELSLARARQAFEDIEFHPDVLRPAEHVDTSVEILGGRSALPFGIAPTGFTRLMQTEGESAGAGAAAAAGIPFTLSTLGTTSIEDVKAANPHGRNWFQLYVMRDRDISYGLVARAAAAGFDTLMFTVDTPIAGARLRDKRNGFSIPPQLTVGTILNAIPRPWWWIDFLTTPKLEFASLSTTGGTVGELLNAAMDPTISYDDLEYIRSIWPGKIVIKGVQNVADSKRLIDLGVDGIILSNHGGRQLDRAPIPFHLLPQVVREVGKDATVMIDTGIMNGADIVASMALGAKFTLIGRAYLYGLMAGGRAGVDRTIEILRTEIERTMALLGVSSIEELEPRHVTQLQRLTPVGQASGSVRPQQVPAGG, from the coding sequence ATGGTCAAGCGCCAGCTCCCCAAGCCCGCCGAACTGCTCGAGCTGATGCAGTTCAAAAAACCCGAACTCAACGGCACCAAGCGTCGCCTCGACGGCGCACTGACGATCGGCGATCTGCAGAAGATCGCCAAGCGTCGTACGCCGAAGGCGGCGTTCGACTACACCGACGGCGCTGCCGAGGGCGAGCTGTCGCTCGCCCGCGCTCGCCAGGCGTTCGAGGACATCGAGTTCCACCCCGACGTGCTCCGCCCCGCCGAGCACGTCGACACGTCGGTGGAGATCCTCGGAGGGCGCTCGGCGCTGCCCTTCGGCATCGCGCCCACCGGCTTCACCCGCCTCATGCAGACCGAGGGCGAGTCCGCCGGTGCCGGCGCGGCCGCCGCCGCCGGCATCCCGTTCACCCTGTCGACCCTCGGGACCACCTCGATCGAGGACGTCAAGGCGGCGAACCCCCACGGGCGCAACTGGTTCCAGCTGTACGTCATGCGCGACCGCGACATCTCGTACGGGCTGGTGGCCCGCGCCGCCGCGGCCGGGTTCGACACCCTCATGTTCACCGTGGACACCCCCATCGCCGGCGCCCGCCTGCGCGACAAGCGCAACGGGTTCTCCATCCCGCCGCAGCTGACCGTCGGCACGATCCTCAACGCGATCCCGCGGCCGTGGTGGTGGATCGACTTCCTCACCACCCCGAAGCTCGAGTTCGCCTCGCTGTCGACCACCGGTGGAACCGTGGGCGAGCTGCTGAACGCGGCGATGGACCCGACGATCAGCTACGACGACCTCGAGTACATCCGCAGCATCTGGCCCGGCAAGATCGTCATCAAGGGCGTGCAGAACGTCGCCGACAGCAAGCGGCTGATCGACCTGGGCGTCGACGGCATCATCCTGTCCAACCACGGCGGCCGTCAGCTCGACCGTGCCCCGATCCCGTTCCACCTGCTTCCGCAGGTCGTGCGGGAGGTCGGCAAGGATGCCACGGTCATGATCGACACCGGCATCATGAACGGCGCCGACATCGTGGCCTCGATGGCGCTGGGCGCCAAGTTCACCCTCATCGGACGCGCGTACCTCTACGGCCTCATGGCCGGCGGGCGGGCGGGCGTCGACCGCACGATCGAGATCCTCCGCACCGAGATCGAGCGCACGATGGCCCTGCTCGGGGTGTCGAGCATCGAGGAGCTCGAGCCGCGGCACGTCACCCAGCTGCAGCGCCTCACGCCGGTCGGGCAGGCGTCCGGGTCGGTTCGGCCGCAGCAGGTCCCCGCGGGGGGCTGA
- a CDS encoding FadR/GntR family transcriptional regulator: MTDSTTPPARAWKVVLDKIETDLLEGRLGPGDRLPSERDLVTQLGVGRSSVREALRVLEVMGLIRTGTGSGPSAGAIVISAPTGGMSAFLRLQVAAQGFPIDDVVATRLFVEEWVVGTLAGASEPDLSAARKTVEAMDAAPLPPEEFLALDAQFHYALAAASGNTVVAATMAGLRSAIEGYTAEVAGRVADWDAASERLRHQHHEILAAIDAGDAERARALIPQHISGYYAP; this comes from the coding sequence ATGACGGACAGCACCACTCCACCCGCACGCGCCTGGAAGGTGGTGCTGGACAAGATCGAGACGGACCTGCTCGAAGGACGCCTCGGCCCCGGGGACCGCCTGCCCTCGGAGCGCGACCTCGTCACGCAGCTGGGAGTCGGCCGCTCCAGCGTCCGCGAGGCGCTGCGCGTGCTCGAGGTGATGGGGCTCATCCGCACCGGAACAGGCTCCGGGCCGTCTGCGGGCGCCATCGTCATCTCCGCGCCCACCGGAGGCATGTCCGCGTTCCTGCGTCTGCAGGTCGCCGCGCAGGGCTTCCCGATCGACGACGTCGTCGCGACGCGTCTGTTCGTGGAGGAGTGGGTGGTGGGGACCCTCGCCGGCGCCTCCGAGCCCGACCTCTCCGCCGCGCGCAAGACGGTCGAGGCGATGGATGCCGCGCCGCTGCCGCCGGAGGAGTTCCTGGCCCTCGACGCGCAGTTCCACTACGCGCTGGCCGCGGCATCGGGCAACACCGTCGTCGCGGCGACCATGGCGGGCCTGCGCTCGGCGATCGAGGGGTACACCGCCGAGGTCGCCGGCCGTGTCGCCGACTGGGATGCCGCCTCCGAGCGCCTGCGCCACCAGCACCACGAGATCCTCGCCGCGATCGACGCCGGCGACGCCGAGCGCGCTCGCGCCCTCATTCCCCAGCACATCTCCGGCTACTACGCCCCCTGA
- a CDS encoding thymidine kinase, producing the protein MAKLYFRYGAMNSGKSTALLQAAYNYEERGQRVLLAKPEIDTKGAGEIASRLGMTRPVDFLIAPDADLLTLFRAHRARVHEESAHGVPSGLPGDVACLLIDEAQFLTREQVDDLLRIVVLEGVPVLAYGIRTDFRTHAFPGSARLMELAHSLEELKTICRCGRKALFNARLVGGRFVFDGDQVAIDELTAERVTYESMCAECYLRESGGRLDG; encoded by the coding sequence GTGGCCAAACTGTACTTCCGCTACGGAGCGATGAACTCCGGCAAGTCCACGGCACTGCTGCAGGCGGCCTACAACTATGAGGAGCGCGGACAGCGGGTGCTGCTGGCCAAGCCCGAGATCGACACCAAGGGCGCCGGCGAGATCGCCAGCCGCCTGGGGATGACCCGTCCCGTCGACTTCCTGATCGCCCCGGATGCCGACCTGCTGACGCTGTTCCGCGCCCATCGCGCACGCGTGCACGAGGAATCCGCGCACGGCGTCCCGTCCGGGCTCCCCGGCGACGTGGCGTGCTTGCTCATCGACGAGGCGCAGTTCCTCACCCGCGAGCAGGTCGACGACCTGCTGCGCATCGTGGTGCTCGAGGGGGTACCGGTGCTCGCCTACGGCATCCGCACCGACTTCCGCACCCACGCCTTCCCGGGCTCCGCGCGGCTCATGGAACTCGCGCACTCGCTCGAGGAGCTCAAGACCATCTGTCGCTGCGGCCGAAAGGCGCTGTTCAATGCGCGTCTTGTCGGCGGACGCTTCGTGTTCGACGGCGACCAGGTGGCCATCGACGAGCTCACGGCGGAGCGGGTCACCTACGAGTCGATGTGCGCCGAGTGCTATCTGCGCGAATCGGGCGGTCGCCTCGACGGCTGA